A genomic segment from Brevundimonas mediterranea encodes:
- a CDS encoding DUF1345 domain-containing protein, whose product MSLFRTLRLYGVLFSSLGVVILVALLIPAGESALTRMAYGWIAGVAVFIAATLTRMALVQDANAIRRRAAALDQTGGAVLPLSLLAAVASIVVVVGEAVQAGGSPILGLLALGTVTLSWTFIHLIFTLHYAHAFYQHGDHGKDRGGLIFPGETEPDYWDFLHFALIIGVASQTADVQIADRGIRRLSTVHSLTAFVFNTVILALAVNLAVGLVGVS is encoded by the coding sequence ATGAGTCTGTTTCGCACCCTGCGCCTGTACGGCGTCCTGTTTTCCAGCCTGGGTGTGGTGATCCTGGTCGCCCTGCTGATCCCGGCCGGCGAAAGCGCTTTGACCCGGATGGCCTATGGCTGGATCGCGGGGGTCGCGGTCTTTATCGCCGCCACCCTGACCCGCATGGCCCTGGTCCAGGACGCCAACGCCATTCGCAGGCGCGCGGCGGCCCTGGACCAGACCGGCGGCGCCGTGCTGCCTCTCAGCCTGCTGGCGGCGGTGGCCAGTATCGTGGTGGTCGTCGGCGAGGCGGTGCAGGCCGGCGGCTCGCCGATCCTTGGTCTGCTGGCCCTGGGGACCGTGACCCTGTCCTGGACCTTCATCCACCTGATCTTCACCCTGCACTACGCCCACGCCTTCTATCAGCACGGCGACCACGGCAAGGACCGGGGCGGCCTGATCTTCCCGGGCGAAACCGAGCCCGACTATTGGGACTTTCTGCATTTCGCCCTGATCATCGGGGTGGCGTCCCAGACGGCAGACGTCCAGATCGCCGATCGGGGCATCCGTCGGCTGTCGACCGTGCACAGCCTGACCGCCTTTGTTTTCAACACGGTGATCCTGGCCCTGGCGGTGAATCTGGCGGTCGGATTGGTGGGCGTTTCGTAG
- a CDS encoding malate synthase G, which produces MTSYEDRAGLKVAAELAALIEQDVLPGLGLDPADFWSGAAEVFARFAPENRALLARRDDLQARIDAWHAARRGQPYDVAASQTFLREIGYLVEDPAPFSIGTSGVDAEIARMAGPQLVVPVLNARFLLNAANARWGSLYDALYGTDALGDLPTGGGYDAARGARVVARAKAFLDEAAPLGEGTHADVAGWSVVDGALVPALQDPAQFVGFTGDPASPASILLAHNGLHIELVIDPSHPVGRGDPAGLADVVLESALTTIVDLEDSVAAVDAADKAEAYRNWLGLMRGDLAATFKKGGETLTRALEPDRRWTAPHGGDVTLKGRSLLFVRNVGHLMTNPAVRLTDGSDAPEGIMDAVVTSLIALYDIKGLGAFGNSATGSVYIVKPKMHGPDEAGFTDRLFDAVEDLLALPRHTIKVGVMDEERRTSANLAACIHAVKDRIVFINTGFLDRTGDEIHTAMQAGPVVRKADIKSSAWITAYEARNVAIGLKCGLSGKAQIGKGMWAAPDRMADMLEQKIAHPRTGANTAWTPSPTAATLHALHYHAVDVFAVQAEVATRPTPGLEALLTPPLANGVNWSEDEVAAELDNNAQGILGYVVRWIDQGVGCSKVPDIHDIGLMEDRATLRISSQHIANWLLHGVCTPDQVDAAFLRMAAKVDAQNAGDPLYRPMAPDPAASLAYQAARALVFEGAAQPNGYTEPLLHAYRLRAKAQY; this is translated from the coding sequence ATGACGTCCTATGAAGATCGCGCCGGATTGAAGGTCGCGGCCGAGCTCGCGGCCCTGATCGAACAGGACGTATTGCCGGGCCTGGGACTGGACCCGGCGGACTTCTGGTCCGGCGCGGCGGAGGTCTTCGCCCGGTTCGCACCGGAGAACCGCGCCCTGCTGGCCCGGCGCGACGATCTTCAGGCCCGGATCGACGCCTGGCACGCCGCCCGCAGGGGCCAGCCCTATGACGTCGCCGCGTCCCAGACCTTCCTGCGCGAGATCGGTTATCTGGTCGAGGATCCGGCGCCCTTTTCCATCGGCACGAGCGGCGTAGACGCCGAGATCGCCCGCATGGCCGGGCCGCAGCTGGTCGTGCCGGTGCTGAACGCCCGCTTTCTGCTGAACGCCGCCAACGCCCGGTGGGGCAGCCTGTACGACGCCCTCTACGGCACGGATGCTCTGGGCGACCTGCCGACCGGCGGCGGCTATGACGCGGCGCGCGGCGCCCGGGTCGTGGCCCGCGCCAAGGCGTTTCTGGATGAGGCGGCGCCCCTGGGCGAGGGGACGCACGCCGATGTCGCCGGCTGGTCGGTGGTCGACGGCGCCCTGGTTCCCGCCCTGCAGGATCCGGCCCAGTTCGTCGGTTTCACCGGAGACCCGGCCTCGCCGGCCTCCATCCTGCTGGCGCACAACGGCCTGCATATCGAACTGGTGATCGACCCGTCCCATCCAGTGGGCCGCGGTGATCCGGCGGGGCTGGCCGACGTCGTGCTGGAATCCGCCCTGACCACCATTGTCGATCTGGAAGACTCGGTTGCGGCTGTGGACGCCGCTGACAAGGCCGAGGCCTATCGCAACTGGCTGGGCCTGATGCGCGGCGACTTGGCCGCCACCTTCAAGAAGGGCGGCGAGACACTGACCCGCGCGTTGGAGCCCGACCGGCGCTGGACCGCGCCCCACGGCGGCGACGTGACCCTGAAGGGCCGCAGCCTGCTGTTCGTGCGCAACGTCGGCCATCTCATGACCAACCCCGCCGTCCGTTTAACCGACGGATCGGACGCGCCCGAGGGGATCATGGACGCCGTCGTCACCAGCCTGATCGCGCTGTACGATATCAAGGGGCTCGGGGCCTTCGGCAACAGCGCGACGGGATCGGTCTATATCGTCAAGCCGAAGATGCACGGGCCGGATGAGGCGGGCTTCACCGACCGGCTGTTCGACGCGGTCGAGGACCTGCTGGCCCTGCCGCGCCACACGATCAAGGTCGGGGTGATGGACGAGGAACGCCGCACCTCGGCCAATCTGGCGGCCTGCATCCATGCGGTGAAGGACCGGATCGTCTTCATCAACACCGGCTTCCTGGACCGCACCGGCGACGAGATCCACACCGCCATGCAGGCCGGGCCGGTGGTGCGAAAGGCCGACATCAAGTCCAGCGCCTGGATCACCGCCTATGAGGCGCGCAACGTCGCCATCGGCCTGAAGTGCGGCCTGTCGGGCAAGGCCCAGATCGGCAAGGGCATGTGGGCCGCGCCCGACCGGATGGCCGACATGCTGGAGCAGAAGATCGCCCACCCCAGGACCGGCGCCAACACCGCCTGGACCCCGTCGCCGACCGCCGCCACCCTGCACGCCCTGCATTATCACGCGGTGGACGTCTTCGCCGTCCAGGCCGAGGTGGCGACCCGCCCGACGCCGGGTCTGGAGGCCCTGCTGACCCCGCCCCTGGCCAATGGCGTCAACTGGTCAGAGGACGAGGTGGCGGCCGAGCTGGACAACAACGCCCAGGGCATCCTCGGCTATGTCGTCCGCTGGATCGACCAGGGGGTCGGCTGTTCCAAGGTGCCCGACATCCACGACATCGGTCTGATGGAGGACCGGGCGACCCTGCGGATCAGTTCGCAGCATATCGCCAACTGGCTGCTGCACGGCGTCTGCACCCCCGATCAGGTGGATGCGGCCTTCCTGCGCATGGCGGCCAAGGTCGACGCCCAGAACGCCGGCGACCCGCTCTATCGCCCCATGGCCCCCGATCCCGCCGCCAGCCTGGCCTACCAGGCCGCCCGCGCCCTGGTGTTCGAGGGCGCGGCCCAACCGAACGGCTATACCGAGCCGTTGCTTCACGCCTACCGGCTGAGGGCCAAGGCCCAGTATTAA
- a CDS encoding mechanosensitive ion channel family protein — MTSPIQAGLESLDDTQIVRVAGASITVGGLVSALVILLVALIVARLVTRALRRVRERSERSRQALYLLERLSGYAVIIVGVMSALSAAGLNLSSLAVFAGAVGIGVGLGLQGVVKEFVSGLFLIFDRMVSVGDYIEIEDIGIRGAIMEIGPRATRVRTNDNVNVLVPNSRFIEQPVTNWTLKGDTRRIHIPFAVAYGSDRGKVREAVLACARASPFTLPETEARKSQVWLVGFGDKGLDFELLVWPTREAVKRPAAMHAAYTWLIADALDGAGIEVPFPQTDLRIRSAFGLEGDDALGRLGYGRGARPATAATDTRPAQPSVSASGASNDAAEDLMMAEDEDGPLEPAPGLPPGRTGG; from the coding sequence ATGACATCCCCCATCCAGGCCGGCCTCGAATCCCTCGACGACACCCAGATCGTTCGGGTGGCGGGCGCGAGCATCACTGTCGGCGGCCTGGTCAGCGCCCTGGTGATCCTGCTGGTCGCCCTGATCGTCGCGCGGCTGGTGACGCGCGCCCTGCGGCGGGTGCGCGAGCGGTCGGAACGCAGCCGCCAGGCCCTCTACCTGCTGGAGCGGCTGTCGGGTTACGCCGTCATCATCGTCGGCGTCATGTCGGCCCTGTCGGCGGCGGGGCTGAACCTGTCGTCCCTGGCGGTCTTCGCCGGCGCGGTGGGCATCGGCGTCGGCCTGGGCCTGCAGGGGGTGGTCAAGGAGTTCGTGTCCGGCCTGTTCCTGATCTTCGACCGAATGGTGTCGGTCGGGGACTATATCGAGATCGAGGACATCGGCATCCGTGGCGCCATCATGGAGATCGGGCCGCGCGCGACGCGGGTGCGGACCAATGACAACGTCAATGTCCTGGTGCCGAACTCGCGCTTCATCGAACAGCCGGTGACCAACTGGACGCTGAAGGGCGACACCCGGCGCATCCACATCCCCTTCGCCGTCGCCTATGGATCGGACCGGGGCAAGGTGCGCGAGGCGGTTCTGGCCTGCGCCCGGGCCAGCCCCTTCACCCTGCCCGAGACCGAGGCGCGCAAGAGCCAGGTCTGGCTGGTGGGGTTCGGCGACAAGGGGCTGGATTTCGAACTGCTGGTCTGGCCGACACGCGAGGCGGTGAAGCGGCCGGCGGCCATGCACGCCGCCTACACCTGGCTGATCGCCGACGCCCTGGACGGCGCCGGGATCGAGGTGCCATTCCCCCAGACCGACCTTCGGATCCGCAGCGCCTTCGGCCTGGAGGGCGACGACGCCCTGGGCCGGCTGGGCTATGGCCGGGGCGCCCGCCCGGCGACGGCGGCGACCGACACGCGTCCTGCCCAGCCCTCTGTCTCCGCTTCGGGCGCCAGCAACGACGCCGCCGAGGACCTGATGATGGCCGAAGACGAGGACGGCCCCCTGGAACCGGCGCCCGGCCTGCCGCCGGGACGGACGGGCGGTTAA
- a CDS encoding TIGR02300 family protein — protein sequence MANPELGAKQVCPNCQAKFYDLNRRPAHCPKCATDFDPEEALKLRSRRVRPGYPADDEETEDQVKDKKAESDEDEEEEIRAPEIDEEGHEPILTPDDDDDDAPADASEEAGMGATDGDDDLADDDDDSVPFIEDDDDDSIEDEIAKPSRDDD from the coding sequence GTGGCCAATCCCGAACTGGGCGCCAAACAGGTTTGCCCGAACTGCCAGGCTAAGTTCTACGACCTGAACCGCCGCCCCGCACACTGCCCCAAATGCGCGACCGACTTCGATCCCGAAGAGGCGCTGAAGCTGCGCAGCCGTCGCGTGCGTCCCGGCTATCCCGCCGACGACGAAGAGACCGAAGATCAGGTCAAGGACAAGAAGGCCGAGTCCGACGAGGACGAGGAAGAAGAGATCCGGGCTCCGGAGATCGACGAGGAAGGCCATGAGCCGATCCTGACGCCCGACGACGATGACGACGACGCCCCCGCTGACGCTTCGGAAGAAGCCGGCATGGGCGCCACCGACGGCGACGACGACCTGGCCGACGACGATGACGACTCCGTGCCGTTCATCGAAGACGACGACGATGACTCCATCGAGGACGAGATCGCCAAGCCGTCGCGCGACGACGACTGA